A portion of the uncultured Bacteroides sp. genome contains these proteins:
- a CDS encoding acyl-CoA thioesterase yields MDKYIYELTLKVRDYECDLQGIVNNANYQHYLEHTRHEFLASIGVSFAGLHEQGVDPVVARINISFKTPLKSGDEFISKLYLKKEGIKYVFYQDIFRKNDSKVVVKAAVETVCLVNGRLTQSELFDRIFTPYLTQ; encoded by the coding sequence ATGGATAAATACATTTATGAATTAACCCTGAAAGTGCGTGATTATGAATGCGACTTGCAGGGGATAGTCAATAATGCTAATTATCAGCATTATCTGGAGCATACACGCCATGAATTTCTTGCTTCAATAGGTGTAAGCTTTGCCGGTTTGCACGAGCAAGGAGTTGACCCAGTGGTGGCGCGTATCAACATTTCATTTAAAACTCCCCTAAAGAGTGGAGATGAGTTTATCTCCAAACTCTACCTCAAAAAGGAGGGTATTAAGTATGTATTCTATCAAGATATTTTTCGGAAGAACGATAGTAAGGTGGTGGTTAAGGCAGCGGTAGAAACGGTATGTCTGGTCAACGGACGTCTTACTCAGAGCGAGCTTTTCGATCGTATCTTTACTCCATATCTGACACAATGA
- a CDS encoding peptidase U32 family protein, with protein sequence MAPVGSRESLAAAIQAGADSIYFGIENLNMRSRSSNTFTVEDLREIAKTCDEHGMKSYLTVNTIIYDNDLTLMRTIVDAAKEAGISAVIAADVAVMNYARTIGQEVHLSTQLNISNVEALKFYALFADVVVLARELSLDQVAEIYQQIKEENICGPNGELIRIEMFCHGALCMAVSGKCYLSLHEMNSSANRGACTQACRRAYTVRDKDTGVELDVDNQYIMSPKDLKTIHFMNKMMDAGVRVFKIEGRARGPEYVRTVVKCYKEAVAACLDDTFTDEKIAAWDERLKTVFNRGFWDGYYMGQRLGEWSKNYGSEATEKKVYVGKGIRYFSNISVAEFLVEATDVKVGDKLLITGPTTGAVFTTLEEARVDLKPVDVVKQGEHFSFKLADKIRPSDKLFKLVSTEELKAAKKKKNTL encoded by the coding sequence ATGGCTCCTGTCGGTTCGCGGGAGTCTCTTGCCGCTGCTATTCAGGCAGGAGCAGACTCAATCTACTTTGGTATTGAAAATCTGAATATGCGTTCGCGCTCATCGAATACGTTTACCGTAGAAGACTTGCGTGAGATAGCCAAAACATGCGATGAACACGGGATGAAGAGTTACCTCACTGTCAACACAATTATCTATGATAATGACTTGACGTTGATGCGTACCATTGTTGATGCAGCTAAAGAAGCCGGCATTTCGGCTGTGATTGCTGCAGATGTGGCTGTGATGAACTATGCCCGTACGATAGGGCAGGAGGTGCATCTCTCTACTCAGTTGAACATTTCGAATGTGGAGGCTTTAAAGTTCTATGCACTCTTCGCTGACGTGGTAGTGCTTGCTCGTGAGCTTAGTCTCGATCAGGTGGCGGAAATCTATCAACAGATAAAAGAAGAGAATATCTGTGGGCCTAATGGCGAACTGATTCGTATTGAGATGTTTTGTCACGGAGCGCTTTGTATGGCGGTGTCGGGCAAATGTTATCTATCTCTGCACGAAATGAACAGTTCAGCGAATCGAGGTGCCTGCACACAGGCATGCCGACGTGCATACACCGTGCGTGATAAGGACACAGGCGTGGAGTTGGACGTTGACAATCAGTACATCATGTCGCCCAAAGACTTAAAGACCATTCATTTCATGAACAAGATGATGGATGCAGGAGTGCGGGTGTTTAAGATAGAAGGACGTGCTCGCGGGCCGGAATATGTGCGTACGGTGGTGAAATGCTACAAAGAGGCTGTTGCGGCTTGTTTGGATGATACCTTCACTGATGAGAAGATTGCCGCATGGGACGAGCGATTGAAAACTGTCTTTAACCGTGGTTTCTGGGATGGATATTACATGGGACAGCGTCTGGGCGAGTGGAGTAAGAATTACGGTTCGGAAGCTACCGAAAAGAAAGTGTACGTGGGCAAGGGAATCCGTTATTTCAGTAATATTAGCGTGGCGGAGTTTCTTGTGGAAGCTACCGATGTGAAGGTAGGTGATAAGTTGCTGATAACCGGTCCTACTACCGGTGCCGTGTTTACTACGTTGGAGGAAGCCCGCGTCGATTTGAAGCCTGTGGACGTGGTAAAACAGGGCGAACACTTTTCATTCAAGCTTGCCGATAAGATCCGCCCCAGCGATAAGTTATTTAAGCTGGTTTCTACAGAAGAGCTGAAAGCTGCCAAAAAGAAAAAAAATACATTGTAA
- the dusB gene encoding tRNA dihydrouridine synthase DusB: MKIGNIELGNQPVFLAPMEDVTDPAFRLMCKKFGADMVYTEFISSDALIRYVNKTTEKLTICDEERPVAIQIYGRETDAMVDAARIVEEANPNILDINFGCPVKKVAGKGAGSGMLQNVPKMLEITRAVVEAVKIPVTVKTRLGWDADNKIIVELAEQLQDCGIAALTIHGRTRAQMYTGEADWNLIGEVKNNPRMHIPIIGNGDVTSPQRVKECFDRYGVDAVMIGRGSIGRPWIFKEVKHYLETGEELPPLSFEWKMQVLREEVLSSVARLDERRGIVHIRRHLAATPLFKGIPNFRETRIAMLRTESVKELFEIFETITPPETELGNVLPQ; encoded by the coding sequence ATGAAAATAGGAAACATAGAATTAGGCAATCAACCTGTATTTCTCGCACCAATGGAGGACGTGACCGACCCGGCCTTCCGCTTAATGTGCAAGAAATTCGGTGCCGACATGGTATATACCGAGTTTATCTCGAGCGATGCATTGATACGTTACGTGAACAAAACAACTGAAAAACTCACCATTTGTGACGAAGAACGCCCCGTTGCCATTCAGATATATGGAAGAGAAACCGATGCAATGGTAGATGCTGCCCGCATCGTGGAAGAAGCCAATCCAAACATTCTCGACATCAATTTTGGCTGTCCGGTAAAGAAGGTAGCAGGTAAAGGAGCCGGTTCGGGTATGTTGCAGAACGTGCCAAAGATGCTGGAAATAACACGTGCCGTCGTTGAAGCCGTAAAGATCCCCGTCACGGTTAAGACCCGTCTTGGCTGGGATGCAGATAATAAGATTATTGTGGAACTGGCCGAGCAACTGCAAGACTGTGGCATTGCTGCGCTAACCATCCACGGGCGCACTCGTGCCCAGATGTACACGGGCGAAGCGGACTGGAATCTGATAGGTGAGGTAAAAAACAATCCCCGCATGCACATTCCCATCATCGGCAATGGCGATGTAACATCTCCCCAACGTGTAAAGGAGTGTTTCGACCGCTACGGAGTAGATGCCGTAATGATAGGCCGTGGAAGCATTGGCCGCCCATGGATATTCAAAGAGGTGAAACACTACCTGGAAACAGGCGAAGAGCTTCCACCTCTCTCCTTTGAGTGGAAGATGCAAGTGCTCCGTGAAGAAGTACTGAGCAGTGTTGCTCGATTGGACGAGCGAAGAGGCATCGTTCACATCCGTCGTCATTTGGCTGCTACTCCTTTATTTAAGGGCATTCCCAATTTCCGCGAAACACGTATTGCGATGCTTCGCACCGAATCAGTAAAGGAACTATTTGAGATCTTCGAAACAATAACTCCACCGGAAACAGAATTAGGCAACGTGCTACCACAATAA
- a CDS encoding aromatic amino acid ammonia-lyase: MITSETINLESLYRLLFEEEKLILSDESIQKVEKSFSFLQSFVSDKIIYGINTGFGPMAQYRIEDKHLTELQYNIIRSHSTGAGKPLPELYVKASMIARLYTFLQGKSGVHKELVLLLTEFINHDICPLVPEHGSVGASGDLVQLAHIALTLIGEGEVIYQGERRETAAVLKENNLKPFSMHIREGLSVTNGTSVMTGIGIVNLIYAQKLLHWSIAASVMMNEIASSYDDFMSQPLNDAKHHKGQQEIAKAMREWASGSNCMRQREDELYNQEPHQEKIFKHKVQPYYSLRCTPQILGPIYDELSSAESVLMNEINSACDNPIVDPETQNIYHGGNFHGDYVSFEMDKLKIAITKLTMLSERQINYLYHDRINGILPPFLNMGVLGLNYGLQAAQFTATSTTAECQTLSNPMYVHSIPNNNDNQDIVSMGTNSALLAKTVIENSYQVMAILFMSIVQAVDCLEMKQNLSERSRTVYEEIRSFFPAFKEDAVLYPQIEKTINYLKK; the protein is encoded by the coding sequence ATGATCACTAGCGAAACAATAAATTTAGAATCACTCTATAGGCTCTTGTTTGAAGAAGAAAAACTAATACTTTCCGACGAAAGTATACAAAAAGTTGAGAAGAGTTTCAGCTTCTTACAATCTTTTGTAAGCGACAAGATTATCTATGGCATCAACACGGGATTTGGCCCAATGGCGCAATACCGAATTGAAGACAAACATCTAACAGAACTGCAATACAATATTATAAGAAGCCATTCTACCGGAGCCGGGAAACCATTGCCTGAACTTTACGTAAAAGCATCCATGATTGCCAGACTCTATACTTTTCTTCAAGGAAAATCGGGAGTACACAAAGAATTAGTCTTACTTCTCACTGAATTTATCAACCACGATATTTGTCCACTCGTTCCCGAACATGGAAGTGTAGGAGCCAGTGGTGATTTGGTTCAACTAGCTCACATCGCACTAACTCTTATCGGAGAAGGAGAGGTGATATACCAGGGAGAAAGACGTGAAACTGCCGCTGTGCTAAAAGAGAACAATCTAAAGCCATTCTCTATGCACATCCGTGAAGGTTTGTCCGTAACCAATGGCACCTCAGTGATGACCGGCATTGGAATCGTTAATCTTATCTACGCACAAAAACTACTTCATTGGTCCATTGCCGCTTCCGTTATGATGAATGAGATTGCCTCTTCGTATGACGACTTTATGTCTCAACCGTTGAATGATGCCAAACATCACAAAGGACAACAAGAGATAGCCAAAGCAATGAGAGAATGGGCCTCAGGTAGCAATTGTATGCGACAAAGAGAGGATGAATTATATAATCAGGAGCCTCATCAAGAGAAAATATTTAAACACAAGGTGCAACCTTACTATTCACTTCGCTGCACTCCGCAGATACTTGGTCCGATATACGATGAACTTAGTTCTGCTGAGAGTGTGCTAATGAACGAAATAAATTCAGCTTGCGATAATCCTATCGTCGATCCGGAAACGCAAAACATCTACCATGGAGGAAATTTCCATGGAGATTACGTCTCCTTTGAGATGGATAAACTAAAAATAGCAATCACCAAACTAACGATGCTCAGCGAACGGCAGATTAACTACCTGTATCATGATCGCATCAACGGTATACTTCCTCCTTTTCTCAACATGGGAGTGCTAGGGTTAAACTACGGATTGCAAGCGGCACAATTCACTGCTACTTCAACGACTGCCGAGTGTCAGACACTTTCAAACCCAATGTATGTGCATAGCATCCCGAACAACAATGACAATCAAGACATTGTAAGTATGGGTACAAACTCGGCCTTACTAGCAAAAACAGTGATAGAGAACTCTTATCAGGTAATGGCCATTCTGTTTATGAGCATTGTACAAGCAGTAGATTGTCTCGAAATGAAACAGAATTTAAGTGAGCGTTCCAGAACAGTATACGAGGAAATCCGTTCGTTCTTCCCCGCATTCAAGGAAGATGCTGTGCTCTATCCTCAAATAGAGAAAACAATCAATTACTTAAAGAAATAA
- the fabG gene encoding 3-oxoacyl-ACP reductase FabG, with the protein MKYALVTGGSRGIGRAICCKLSSMGYYILINYQSNENEAMATLEKVRQLGSDGELLKFNVADSAEVKQVLDQWNAGHSGEYIEVLVNNAGIRKDNLMIWMPEDDWHNVVNTGLDGFFFVTQSLLKNMLIRKYGRIINIVSLSGIKGMPGQVNYSAAKGGIIAAAKALSQEVARKNVTVNAVAPGFISTDMTHDLNESELKKVVPMGRFGKAEEVADLVGFLASEQAAYITGEVISINGGL; encoded by the coding sequence ATGAAATACGCACTAGTCACCGGAGGTAGTCGTGGCATCGGGCGAGCTATCTGTTGCAAGCTATCGAGCATGGGATATTATATCCTTATTAACTACCAGTCCAATGAGAACGAAGCAATGGCAACGTTAGAAAAGGTTCGTCAGCTGGGTTCAGATGGGGAACTTTTAAAATTTAACGTCGCAGATTCAGCAGAAGTTAAACAAGTGCTGGATCAGTGGAATGCCGGGCATTCGGGAGAATATATTGAAGTTCTTGTCAACAATGCAGGCATCAGAAAAGATAACCTCATGATATGGATGCCCGAAGATGATTGGCACAATGTGGTTAATACCGGATTAGACGGATTCTTCTTCGTTACGCAATCATTACTAAAAAATATGCTCATCCGGAAATATGGACGGATCATTAATATAGTCTCCCTTTCGGGCATTAAAGGAATGCCGGGACAAGTGAATTATTCCGCTGCCAAAGGAGGAATTATTGCCGCCGCCAAAGCCTTATCACAAGAAGTTGCTAGAAAAAACGTCACCGTAAATGCTGTTGCACCGGGCTTCATTAGTACCGATATGACGCATGATCTTAATGAATCCGAGTTAAAGAAGGTAGTTCCTATGGGCCGTTTTGGAAAAGCAGAAGAAGTAGCCGACTTAGTTGGTTTCCTTGCTTCAGAGCAGGCAGCATACATCACAGGAGAAGTAATTTCTATTAATGGAGGGTTATAG
- a CDS encoding beta-ketoacyl-[acyl-carrier-protein] synthase family protein has product MRRVVITGMGIYSCIGKNLDEAKDALYNGKSGIGIDPVRKEMGYFSSLTGILERPDLKKMLDRRKRHCLPEQGEYAYMATVEAFKNAGIDEAFLEKNDVGILYGNDSSTSPVINAVDIIREKKNTALVGSASIFQSMNSTVTMNLSVIFKLRGINFTIAGACASGSHAIGIGYLLIKLGYQDCILCGGAQEVNPYAVGSFDGLSAFSTQEKDPHKASKPFDKKRDGLVPSGGGASLVLESYESAIKRGAPILAEVTGYGFSSNGDHISVPNVDGPRKSLQNAIKDAGISLEEIKYINAHATSTPVGDLNEAKAISEVFNGYKPYVTSTKSMTGHEMWMAGASEVIYSTLMMNNNFIAPNLNFEEPDEASSLLNIPAQRVDIEFDAFLSNSFGFGGTNSTLIVRKFKA; this is encoded by the coding sequence ATGAGAAGAGTAGTTATAACAGGAATGGGGATCTATTCGTGCATCGGTAAGAATCTGGACGAGGCGAAAGACGCTCTATATAACGGTAAATCAGGTATCGGAATTGACCCGGTGCGTAAGGAAATGGGATATTTTTCTTCGCTCACAGGTATACTGGAACGTCCTGATCTAAAAAAAATGCTAGACCGCAGAAAGCGACACTGCCTACCCGAACAGGGAGAGTATGCCTATATGGCTACTGTTGAAGCCTTCAAAAACGCAGGTATAGATGAAGCTTTTCTTGAAAAAAATGATGTCGGTATTTTATATGGTAACGATAGTAGCACGTCTCCCGTAATTAATGCAGTAGACATTATCAGGGAGAAGAAAAACACAGCATTGGTGGGTTCCGCCTCTATCTTTCAATCGATGAACTCTACCGTAACAATGAATCTTTCGGTCATCTTTAAATTGAGAGGAATTAACTTCACCATTGCGGGAGCATGCGCCAGTGGTTCGCATGCCATCGGCATTGGATATCTACTCATCAAACTGGGTTATCAGGATTGCATATTATGTGGAGGGGCACAAGAAGTAAACCCCTACGCCGTAGGTAGTTTTGATGGACTTAGCGCTTTCTCTACCCAGGAAAAAGATCCTCACAAAGCATCAAAGCCCTTTGATAAAAAACGAGACGGCTTAGTCCCCAGTGGAGGTGGAGCCAGCCTGGTTCTGGAGAGTTACGAATCAGCAATCAAGAGAGGAGCGCCTATCCTCGCAGAAGTAACAGGCTATGGTTTCTCTTCAAACGGAGATCATATATCCGTACCTAATGTTGACGGACCAAGAAAATCATTGCAAAACGCAATAAAAGATGCCGGCATCTCACTGGAAGAGATTAAATACATCAATGCACACGCCACTTCGACTCCTGTAGGCGATCTGAACGAGGCTAAAGCCATAAGCGAAGTCTTTAACGGATACAAACCCTATGTCACCTCGACCAAGTCAATGACAGGACACGAAATGTGGATGGCAGGAGCCAGCGAAGTGATTTACTCTACTCTAATGATGAACAACAACTTCATTGCGCCCAACCTCAATTTTGAAGAACCCGACGAAGCCTCCTCGCTTTTAAACATACCGGCACAAAGAGTGGATATAGAGTTTGACGCTTTTCTTTCTAACTCTTTTGGATTTGGAGGAACAAACTCAACATTGATTGTACGTAAATTCAAAGCATAA
- a CDS encoding acyl carrier protein: MTNEEIIEKIRTTLAEEFEVDIELIQPEALLMQTLELDSLDLVDMVVLVEQNFGFNITGQDFTEIKTFQDFYDLVIARIKEKEAK, translated from the coding sequence ATGACTAACGAAGAAATCATAGAGAAAATAAGAACAACATTGGCCGAAGAATTTGAGGTAGATATAGAACTCATTCAACCCGAAGCACTACTGATGCAAACATTAGAACTTGATAGTTTGGATTTGGTAGATATGGTTGTATTGGTAGAACAAAATTTCGGTTTCAACATAACCGGACAAGACTTTACCGAAATTAAAACATTTCAAGATTTCTACGATTTGGTGATTGCTCGCATAAAAGAAAAAGAAGCAAAATAA
- a CDS encoding acyltransferase, with the protein MSTWKGKTRGGAFGYLFFIYLIRYLGINTAYTFLSLIVLYFIPFAPKATANIWFYARHILNYSRTRAVRMLLCNYYSLGQILIDKVAIGSGLVDKYHFKFEHYPEFLNVLNSDQGVIMIGAHVGNWEIGAPFFDEYGKKINIVMYDAEHQKIKKMLEESSATKDYKVIPVNEDNLTHVFQITEALQKKEYVCFQGDRYLNKEKLLSCSFLGKQASFPIGPFLLASRMNVPVVFYFAMREKKRTYRFHFVLAEKVIRSKEKKAEQALLEQYVNALEEIVKQYPEQWFNYYSFWKAPKNNKQAEKQSSN; encoded by the coding sequence ATGTCAACTTGGAAAGGAAAGACCAGAGGAGGAGCATTCGGATACCTGTTTTTCATTTACTTGATCAGGTATCTGGGAATAAACACGGCCTATACTTTCCTTAGCCTCATCGTTCTCTACTTTATACCTTTCGCCCCTAAAGCAACGGCGAATATATGGTTTTATGCCCGCCATATATTAAATTATAGCCGAACCCGAGCCGTCAGGATGCTACTTTGCAACTATTACAGTCTGGGACAAATATTAATTGACAAAGTAGCGATAGGTAGCGGCTTGGTAGACAAATATCACTTCAAGTTTGAACATTATCCTGAATTTCTGAATGTTCTGAATAGCGATCAAGGAGTTATTATGATAGGTGCTCACGTAGGAAACTGGGAAATTGGAGCTCCCTTTTTCGATGAATATGGAAAGAAAATAAATATCGTGATGTACGATGCCGAACATCAGAAAATCAAAAAGATGTTGGAAGAAAGCTCCGCAACGAAAGATTATAAAGTGATTCCCGTTAATGAAGATAACCTGACCCATGTGTTTCAAATAACAGAAGCACTGCAGAAAAAAGAATATGTATGCTTTCAGGGTGATCGCTACCTAAATAAAGAAAAGCTTCTGAGTTGTTCCTTCCTTGGTAAACAGGCTTCGTTCCCCATCGGCCCATTTCTATTAGCTTCACGCATGAATGTTCCGGTTGTCTTTTACTTTGCCATGAGAGAAAAGAAACGAACGTATCGATTTCATTTCGTTTTAGCAGAGAAAGTAATACGAAGCAAAGAGAAAAAAGCAGAGCAAGCTTTATTGGAACAGTATGTGAATGCATTAGAAGAAATCGTGAAACAATATCCGGAACAATGGTTTAACTATTATTCATTCTGGAAAGCGCCAAAAAACAATAAACAGGCCGAAAAGCAATCGTCAAACTAA